One genomic window of Gracilinema caldarium DSM 7334 includes the following:
- a CDS encoding ATP--guanido phosphotransferase gives MNTTYLDPWFWFNDNPDLDCVVYCRLGLYRALSGELFPHRCSNEDLERIQNKIILILNELIGNKLLLITSENLGDSLTSAQEIFDDSDLILLQNGQTLVLGPKGMLFLINKNSHVFFSQIGPGFLALDSFQELLTLDETLDTELTWACSETYGFLNPDPIHTGSGLECRALLFMPGTIESGMFERAVKSLISQGFELSLYQGEQSAEDSARTETSFPLVYLRYSVSPGMSEQDGLEQIRNALNGLIKGERATRERLVQKLSDEILDKANRAFGILTHAHLLSRDECRKLLLDLRKGLVYNCISFQGNQGLLADIDRLWFSTETLVRQRLAIVPEQQITDNYVQSLRAKLVRSVLSQYHIERGM, from the coding sequence GTGAATACTACTTATCTTGACCCTTGGTTCTGGTTTAATGATAATCCTGATCTGGATTGTGTGGTTTATTGCAGACTTGGATTATATAGAGCTCTTTCGGGAGAACTGTTTCCTCATCGTTGTTCCAATGAGGATTTGGAAAGAATTCAAAATAAGATCATCCTGATCCTCAATGAGCTTATCGGTAATAAACTGTTACTTATTACATCAGAAAACCTAGGCGATAGCCTTACTTCTGCCCAAGAAATATTTGATGATTCAGACCTCATCTTATTACAAAATGGACAAACGCTTGTTCTCGGTCCAAAAGGTATGCTTTTTCTTATCAACAAAAATTCCCATGTGTTTTTTTCACAGATAGGACCAGGATTTCTGGCTCTAGATTCTTTTCAAGAATTGCTCACTCTGGATGAAACTCTTGATACAGAACTCACCTGGGCTTGCTCAGAAACCTATGGATTTCTAAATCCAGATCCCATCCATACCGGCAGTGGATTAGAATGTAGGGCTCTACTATTCATGCCGGGAACCATAGAAAGTGGTATGTTTGAACGGGCGGTGAAAAGCTTAATATCTCAGGGTTTTGAATTATCACTCTATCAAGGCGAACAATCAGCAGAAGATTCGGCCCGGACAGAAACCTCTTTTCCCCTGGTCTATCTTCGCTATTCAGTCTCTCCAGGTATGTCTGAACAAGATGGTCTTGAACAGATACGCAATGCTTTGAATGGCCTTATTAAGGGAGAACGGGCTACACGGGAGCGATTAGTGCAAAAGCTTTCCGATGAAATTCTCGATAAAGCAAACCGAGCATTCGGGATTCTGACCCACGCTCATCTCCTTTCAAGGGATGAATGTCGGAAACTACTTTTAGACCTTCGTAAAGGTCTTGTCTATAACTGTATTTCATTTCAGGGCAATCAAGGACTCCTCGCTGATATTGACCGCTTATGGTTTTCGACCGAAACTTTAGTACGACAACGTCTGGCGATAGTACCAGAACAACAGATAACCGATAATTATGTACAAAGCCTCCGGGCAAAACTTGTCCGGAGCGTGCTTTCGCAGTACCATATAGAGAGGGGGATGTAG
- a CDS encoding ABC transporter permease, with amino-acid sequence MGKYRWIRFIAFRYLARSRKGRQSSASISSRFAILGIAIGVFALIMVIGIMNGFQMGFVESILEISSFHLRIETPVDTPIPSLKGNAIRSSLPFTEFQALVRGNRKKQQVTLIRGVPASINEQDPAMIQALHLQNGSFTVTEPSSIIIGAELARSLDLHVGDSISVASIAGDLFSETRPELDTFIVMGIFRSNFYEFDASWAFINLDRALALQDGAGKIQLGIKLVDRWQDQTVIHDVITQNSSLHGKISSWRDYNRSFFSALRTEKLIMFFLVALIFVVVALNIYQAQRKTVLERREEIGLLRALGASVQGIQTIFITEGLVVGFAGATVGLVPALWFAGNTAFFFSLLEGFVNAILNLVNSFLGILFHIPVQEGRAFAFFSPQIFYIKDIPCKLVPYEVLIIYGFGILSATLAAVWAALPLSKLFPAEVLRYDQ; translated from the coding sequence ATGGGTAAATATCGATGGATTCGTTTTATTGCATTTCGTTATCTAGCTCGTTCTAGAAAAGGACGGCAATCTTCGGCTTCTATATCCAGTCGATTCGCTATACTGGGGATAGCTATCGGTGTTTTTGCACTTATTATGGTTATTGGTATTATGAATGGATTTCAGATGGGTTTTGTAGAAAGTATTCTTGAAATTTCTTCCTTTCATCTTCGGATCGAAACACCTGTAGATACACCAATTCCCTCATTGAAGGGTAATGCTATCAGATCTTCTCTCCCATTTACTGAGTTTCAAGCCCTTGTACGAGGAAATCGAAAAAAACAACAAGTGACCTTAATTAGGGGCGTCCCAGCTTCAATTAATGAACAAGACCCTGCTATGATACAAGCGCTGCATCTACAGAATGGTTCTTTTACAGTGACCGAACCGTCTTCTATTATAATAGGTGCAGAACTTGCCCGTAGTTTAGATCTACATGTAGGAGACTCAATTTCAGTAGCATCCATTGCGGGAGATCTTTTTTCAGAAACCAGACCAGAATTAGATACTTTCATTGTTATGGGTATCTTTCGTTCTAATTTTTATGAATTCGATGCTTCCTGGGCATTCATCAATCTAGATAGAGCCTTGGCTTTACAAGATGGTGCAGGAAAGATACAACTTGGTATTAAGCTTGTAGACCGATGGCAGGATCAAACAGTGATACATGATGTAATAACACAGAATTCATCATTACATGGTAAGATCAGTTCCTGGAGAGACTATAATAGATCCTTTTTTAGCGCCCTGCGAACTGAAAAATTAATTATGTTTTTTTTAGTTGCTCTTATTTTTGTTGTAGTTGCGCTTAATATTTATCAAGCTCAACGAAAAACGGTATTAGAAAGACGTGAGGAAATTGGTCTTTTACGTGCCCTGGGTGCTTCGGTGCAGGGGATACAAACTATTTTTATAACCGAGGGCCTCGTAGTTGGTTTTGCTGGGGCAACCGTAGGTTTAGTTCCTGCACTATGGTTTGCTGGTAATACTGCTTTCTTTTTTTCACTGCTTGAAGGATTTGTAAATGCTATTCTGAATTTGGTAAATTCCTTTCTTGGAATTTTATTTCATATACCAGTTCAGGAAGGTAGGGCTTTTGCTTTTTTCTCACCTCAGATTTTTTATATAAAAGATATTCCATGTAAGCTTGTGCCCTATGAGGTGCTCATTATCTATGGATTTGGCATTTTATCTGCCACCCTTGCAGCAGTATGGGCTGCATTACCATTGAGTAAGTTATTCCCTGCGGAGGTACTGCGGTATGATCAATAA
- a CDS encoding ABC transporter permease: protein MKQRVRFFIALRYLLSPSPEGDRYLRGAALGIAISMVPIMITLIVSDGMIQGITNRYLELSTGHLQLYSYLAGADEVALLMPKLQGIPGIRMVSPERDGMGILIGPKGKTGTSLRSVAASFLNYEGTKQYLSVLSGDLQLPDSRSCLLGTKAADAIGAKPGDTIRLMTVRTTDTGTMIPRITPLRVNGIISSGYRELDALWCFIPYDLGRTILASDTSRSFLVIKTDNPYKGLEKIQKLIQEQLGDVVGIYSWKELQATQFQSFESTRQILLFIMAIIVLVAAVNVASATSMLVVERRREIAILKSYGARPGDIAGLFAFGAGLTGLVGAFVGIAVGLGIGYTINEIIHGLEIVLSCISSLFHGNPVVLLNPAYYLERIPIIINWSVVALLFCLTVVGSIIAALGSTLRAGKLSPVEILQKF, encoded by the coding sequence ATGAAACAACGGGTTCGGTTTTTCATCGCTCTTCGATACCTTTTAAGTCCCTCGCCTGAGGGTGATCGTTATCTGAGAGGTGCTGCTCTGGGAATCGCAATTAGTATGGTACCGATTATGATTACCCTTATTGTTTCTGATGGTATGATTCAGGGCATCACCAATCGCTACTTAGAATTAAGCACAGGGCACCTGCAGCTCTATTCTTACTTGGCCGGTGCTGATGAAGTTGCTTTACTTATGCCAAAATTACAAGGGATACCAGGAATTCGTATGGTAAGCCCTGAACGGGATGGTATGGGTATTCTTATTGGGCCCAAAGGAAAAACAGGTACATCCTTACGTTCAGTTGCAGCATCTTTTTTAAATTATGAAGGGACAAAACAATATCTTTCTGTTCTTTCAGGAGATTTACAGCTTCCTGATTCCCGAAGCTGTCTTCTTGGTACTAAAGCAGCAGACGCTATAGGTGCCAAACCTGGGGATACGATCCGGCTCATGACGGTACGAACCACTGATACTGGTACTATGATTCCCCGTATTACACCATTAAGAGTTAACGGTATTATTTCTTCTGGATATCGTGAACTGGACGCCCTTTGGTGCTTTATACCCTATGATTTAGGAAGAACTATTTTAGCATCTGATACCTCAAGGTCTTTTCTTGTGATTAAAACTGATAATCCCTATAAGGGGCTTGAAAAAATTCAAAAATTGATACAGGAACAACTGGGAGATGTGGTTGGAATATATAGTTGGAAAGAATTACAGGCTACCCAATTTCAATCCTTTGAATCTACCCGGCAAATATTACTGTTTATTATGGCGATTATTGTATTAGTCGCCGCAGTCAATGTTGCCTCTGCGACTTCCATGCTGGTGGTAGAACGACGTAGGGAAATTGCCATATTAAAATCCTATGGAGCTCGTCCAGGTGATATTGCAGGACTCTTTGCCTTCGGAGCAGGACTTACCGGACTAGTAGGAGCTTTTGTTGGGATCGCTGTAGGGCTTGGCATCGGGTATACTATTAATGAGATTATTCATGGATTGGAAATAGTTCTTTCTTGTATATCTAGCCTTTTTCATGGAAACCCAGTGGTCCTGTTGAATCCAGCCTATTATCTTGAACGTATACCAATTATTATTAATTGGTCTGTAGTTGCATTATTATTTTGTTTAACCGTTGTTGGTTCGATCATTGCAGCTCTAGGTAGTACTCTTAGGGCAGGCAAATTATCACCAGTAGAAATACTGCAAAAATTCTAG
- the ftsY gene encoding signal recognition particle-docking protein FtsY, with product MVQNTFAEKLKRLIGIGSKISDDFFDELADLLVEGDFGASEAIKTVEMVKFRSKKAGLVVSDQIRSLLAQVLIEKLLPIPENHGLYRKPDALTILLLLGVNGVGKTTTGAKLAYRYQTLFQMKPILAAADTFRAAAIDQLKIHGDRLGIRVVAHKQGGDPAAVIYDAIEAAQASGTPVVIGDTAGRMHTKTALVEELKKIDRIVAGKASNAVYYKLLVLDATTGRNAYTQAEVFHSAVKLDGVILTKYDSSAKGGIVFSLAESLKLPVMYICTGETYGDIYPFNPEQFVKTFIGLS from the coding sequence GTGGTACAAAATACGTTTGCAGAAAAATTAAAGCGACTCATCGGGATTGGATCAAAAATTTCTGATGATTTTTTTGATGAACTGGCAGACCTGCTTGTAGAAGGTGATTTTGGAGCCTCAGAAGCCATTAAGACAGTAGAGATGGTTAAATTTCGCTCTAAAAAGGCAGGATTAGTTGTGAGCGATCAGATAAGATCCCTACTTGCACAAGTATTAATAGAAAAACTCTTACCTATTCCTGAAAATCATGGACTGTATAGGAAGCCAGATGCTTTAACTATTCTCTTGCTTCTTGGTGTGAACGGGGTTGGAAAAACAACCACCGGAGCAAAATTAGCTTATCGGTACCAGACTTTATTTCAAATGAAACCTATATTAGCTGCGGCAGATACCTTCCGAGCCGCAGCTATAGATCAACTCAAAATACACGGTGATCGCCTTGGTATTCGAGTTGTAGCCCATAAACAAGGTGGGGATCCGGCGGCAGTTATATATGACGCAATAGAAGCCGCCCAGGCTTCAGGAACACCAGTTGTTATAGGAGATACTGCGGGCCGGATGCATACAAAGACAGCCCTAGTTGAAGAATTAAAAAAAATAGATCGTATCGTTGCTGGAAAAGCCAGCAATGCTGTCTATTATAAATTACTAGTTCTGGATGCTACCACTGGACGTAATGCTTATACTCAAGCAGAGGTATTTCATAGTGCGGTAAAGCTAGATGGAGTAATACTGACAAAATATGATTCCAGTGCCAAGGGCGGGATAGTGTTTTCTCTTGCTGAGTCTTTAAAGTTACCGGTAATGTATATTTGTACCGGTGAAACCTATGGAGATATATATCCATTTAATCCGGAACAATTTGTGAAAACATTTATCGGATTAAGCTAA
- a CDS encoding aminotransferase class V-fold PLP-dependent enzyme, with translation MHNLEAHFSQFRNNTIGIDKFLTGPYGEVPLVYADWIASGRLYGPIEERMLKIAYPYVANTHSESSALGASMTRAYHEARRRIKAYVNASADDVLITAGSGMTGAVNKLQRILGLRIPERARGLCGRGVCEIPEAQRPVVFISHMEHHSNHTSWLESLADVVILEPDEQLLVQVDELERQLKRYAARPVKIGAFSAASNVTGIRPPYRELARVMHRHGGIALVDFAAAAPYDPIDMHPEGDPEGYLDGIYFSPHKFLGGPGSPGVVIFNKRLYHNSTPDDPGGGTVKWTNRWERAHYVDDIEMREDGGTPAFLGTIRAALAMDLKATMGTDAIHEREAQLINLTFDTLAELPQLHLLAQEQRERIGAVSFYFDHLHYNLVVRLLSERYGIQVRGGCSCAGTYGHYLLHIDKKWSHAIACQVDSGDLSKKPGWVRLSLHPTMTNDELAYILGAIKEIGEKGLEWAEDYYFDKTSGEYFRKDRQDFTAFSMESLFIPF, from the coding sequence ATGCATAATCTGGAAGCCCATTTTTCTCAATTTCGTAACAATACCATAGGAATTGATAAGTTCCTGACAGGTCCCTATGGGGAAGTTCCCCTGGTATATGCCGACTGGATTGCCTCGGGAAGGCTGTATGGCCCCATCGAAGAACGGATGCTGAAGATTGCCTATCCCTATGTGGCAAATACCCATTCAGAGTCGAGCGCCCTCGGGGCCAGCATGACCCGGGCCTACCATGAAGCACGGCGGCGCATTAAAGCCTATGTCAATGCCTCCGCTGATGATGTGCTTATTACCGCCGGTTCAGGTATGACCGGTGCGGTCAATAAACTGCAGCGTATTTTAGGATTGCGGATCCCCGAGCGCGCTCGCGGCCTCTGTGGCAGGGGAGTCTGCGAAATACCCGAAGCCCAACGGCCTGTGGTGTTTATCTCCCATATGGAACACCATTCAAACCACACAAGCTGGCTTGAGTCCTTAGCCGATGTGGTCATTCTTGAACCGGATGAACAACTTCTGGTACAGGTTGATGAACTGGAACGCCAGCTTAAGCGCTATGCTGCTCGTCCTGTTAAAATTGGTGCCTTTTCGGCGGCCTCAAATGTAACGGGCATCAGGCCCCCCTACCGGGAACTGGCCCGGGTGATGCACCGCCATGGTGGCATCGCCCTCGTCGATTTTGCCGCCGCCGCACCCTATGATCCCATTGATATGCACCCTGAGGGGGACCCGGAGGGCTATCTGGATGGTATTTATTTCAGTCCCCATAAATTTTTAGGTGGTCCAGGATCACCGGGGGTAGTGATATTCAATAAGCGCCTGTATCATAACAGCACCCCCGATGATCCCGGCGGCGGCACCGTAAAATGGACCAACCGATGGGAACGGGCCCACTATGTGGATGATATTGAAATGCGGGAAGATGGTGGAACCCCGGCCTTTCTCGGTACGATTCGAGCCGCCCTCGCCATGGATCTCAAGGCTACCATGGGTACCGATGCAATCCATGAACGGGAAGCTCAGCTCATCAACCTGACCTTTGATACCCTGGCAGAGCTGCCCCAGCTTCATCTGTTAGCTCAGGAACAACGGGAACGGATCGGAGCTGTATCCTTTTATTTTGATCACCTGCATTATAACCTCGTGGTTCGCCTCCTCTCTGAGCGCTATGGAATTCAAGTCCGGGGCGGCTGTTCCTGCGCGGGTACCTATGGCCATTATTTATTGCATATTGATAAGAAATGGTCCCATGCAATTGCCTGCCAGGTGGATTCGGGGGATCTATCCAAAAAGCCCGGGTGGGTTCGGCTATCCCTGCATCCAACCATGACCAATGATGAGCTTGCGTATATCCTTGGGGCTATTAAGGAAATAGGGGAAAAGGGTCTTGAATGGGCAGAGGACTATTATTTCGATAAAACCTCCGGTGAATATTTTAGAAAAGACCGTCAGGATTTTACCGCCTTTTCCATGGAAAGCCTCTTCATACCTTTTTAA
- a CDS encoding UvrB/UvrC motif-containing protein, with protein MLCDICGKREAIVFIHQVGIGENRELHLCSQCAYEHGLQHLEGDVGKALIELLKKIPIDNTPLSESIETKGSMQSGKQKKKYPDRCPVCGNTIQDIKKTDLAGCETCWELYGELLLSSIKRQRSGVPYHGRFSVKLSKSMTLKMELEYLKQLLQTAVAMEDYEQAAIYRDKIRLLEQGV; from the coding sequence ATGCTATGTGATATATGCGGGAAGCGAGAAGCAATAGTTTTTATTCATCAAGTTGGAATAGGAGAAAATAGAGAGCTGCATCTCTGTTCTCAATGTGCTTATGAACATGGACTTCAGCATCTAGAAGGTGATGTTGGAAAAGCCCTTATTGAGTTATTAAAAAAAATCCCGATAGATAACACCCCGTTGTCAGAATCTATTGAAACAAAAGGATCAATGCAGTCGGGGAAACAGAAAAAAAAATACCCAGATCGTTGTCCTGTTTGCGGGAACACGATTCAGGATATTAAAAAGACTGACCTTGCGGGCTGTGAAACATGTTGGGAACTTTATGGTGAATTGTTATTAAGTTCTATCAAAAGACAACGGTCAGGAGTACCATATCATGGCCGTTTTTCTGTCAAACTTTCTAAAAGCATGACTTTAAAAATGGAGCTGGAGTATCTTAAACAACTTTTACAGACCGCTGTCGCCATGGAAGATTATGAACAGGCCGCTATATACCGGGATAAAATTCGATTACTTGAGCAGGGAGTATAA
- a CDS encoding fumarylacetoacetate hydrolase family protein produces MVSLLLKGADKMITLTPSKIIAVGLNYHAHVQESKVFDLKKLEVPTEPVLFAKTPNVLVGPNEPIVIPAFLKEYHFDEPRVDPEAELAIIIGKKCRHVLEHEALDYVLGYTCFNDVSQRNIQKLDASGWFRGKSFDTFGPIGPVIVPPSLLPDPQRLAITCRINGKTTQAASTADMIFSIKKLIAFISINFTLEAGDIIATGTPSGVSPIKAGDEVEVEIEGIGILRNPVIEEVR; encoded by the coding sequence ATGGTTTCCTTGCTACTCAAGGGGGCAGACAAAATGATAACTCTCACCCCCTCTAAAATTATTGCGGTGGGCCTTAATTACCATGCCCATGTGCAGGAAAGCAAGGTCTTTGATTTAAAGAAACTCGAAGTACCCACAGAGCCAGTACTCTTTGCCAAGACCCCCAACGTTCTCGTGGGACCGAATGAACCCATTGTCATACCCGCCTTCCTCAAGGAATATCATTTTGATGAACCCCGGGTCGATCCTGAGGCAGAACTGGCTATCATCATCGGAAAAAAGTGCAGGCATGTACTTGAGCACGAAGCCCTCGACTATGTACTGGGATATACCTGCTTTAACGACGTGAGCCAGCGGAATATTCAAAAGCTCGATGCCTCTGGCTGGTTCCGTGGTAAATCCTTTGATACCTTTGGTCCCATAGGCCCTGTTATCGTACCCCCATCTCTACTGCCAGATCCCCAACGTCTTGCCATTACCTGCAGGATTAATGGAAAAACCACCCAGGCCGCTTCCACCGCTGATATGATCTTTTCAATAAAAAAGCTGATTGCTTTTATTTCCATAAATTTCACCCTCGAGGCTGGGGATATTATTGCAACGGGTACCCCCAGCGGTGTGAGCCCCATAAAGGCCGGAGACGAAGTTGAGGTCGAAATAGAAGGCATTGGCATACTGCGGAATCCGGTTATCGAGGAAGTCCGATAA
- a CDS encoding ABC transporter ATP-binding protein, which yields MINNEVFQESNPALAIRDVYKSYISGSETLTILKSVTFSVPTGVSVAITGESGSGKSTLLNIIGGLDRADAGSVRVGTFHLDQLSETQLNEYRGLHVGFIFQFHYLLKDFTALENVYLPAYMAGVSKKDAIEKARLLLTDVGMEHRLQHYPSQLSGGERQRVAVARALINNPDVILADEPTGNLDRSNSQIVADLLFMNAEKYHKTLLVVTHDDSIAQRASIQYRLNAGILEGYTYSGATL from the coding sequence ATGATCAATAATGAAGTTTTTCAGGAATCTAATCCAGCCCTTGCAATTCGGGACGTGTATAAATCCTATATTTCAGGGTCTGAAACCTTGACAATTCTCAAATCTGTAACTTTTTCTGTACCCACCGGTGTAAGTGTTGCAATCACTGGAGAGAGCGGCAGCGGGAAAAGCACCTTACTTAATATTATCGGTGGACTTGACCGGGCGGATGCTGGTTCAGTGCGGGTTGGTACGTTTCACCTCGATCAGTTGTCTGAAACGCAGCTGAATGAATATCGGGGACTCCATGTAGGGTTTATTTTTCAATTTCATTATCTATTAAAAGATTTTACTGCCCTTGAAAATGTGTATCTTCCCGCATATATGGCAGGTGTTTCTAAAAAGGACGCTATAGAAAAGGCTCGGTTGCTTTTGACTGATGTGGGGATGGAACATCGGCTCCAGCATTATCCTAGCCAATTATCTGGTGGAGAACGTCAGCGAGTGGCTGTAGCCCGAGCTCTCATAAATAATCCCGATGTTATTTTAGCCGATGAACCTACAGGGAATCTAGATCGCTCAAACAGTCAAATTGTTGCGGATCTTCTCTTTATGAATGCAGAAAAATACCATAAAACGTTGCTAGTAGTTACCCATGATGACAGCATCGCCCAGCGGGCTAGTATACAGTATAGGTTAAATGCCGGTATTCTCGAAGGGTATACATATTCTGGAGCTACCCTATGA
- a CDS encoding ATP-dependent Clp protease ATP-binding subunit, whose product MFKGLTQRAQRILTVIAQDEARRFHSDQLLPEHILVAVIRDGSGTACRALEDLAIDLQDFRHVLEREIPQKTGTFIFGDVPPSRRARTLLEAAAEEARSFGHEYVGTEHLLLASIREENSPAARYLVEKHISPEMLRSTVQLVLGQIRDDGPVEDPRDSAHTAGSNPFGTGTPSGQKNTRTPIIDEFSRDLTAMARLGSLDPVIGREKEVRRVVRILARRTKNNPILVGEPGVGKTAVVEALAQLIASENVPEILADKRLLALDLASVVAGTKYRGEFEERLKKIMKEISQAGNIILFIDEIHTVIGAGGAEGTIDASNMLKPALSRGEVQCIGATTLAEYRKHFEKDAALERRFQMVPVEEPSLEETIQILKGIKKRYEEHHRVIYNDGAVLAAATLAQRYITGRFMPDKAIDLLDEAGAKRKLETDIKPAELSEIENEIKRLTEEKVRLVAAQDYEKAAELRDQVRSLRYQLESVKQAWERLSREERPAVTEADIRQVVAEATGIPLARLEESASRKLLRIEEELHRSVIGQDDAVQRIAAAIRRSRAGVSSLKRPQGSFIFLGPTGVGKTLLAKRLAEYLFGTEEALVRIDMSDYMEKHNASRLVGAPPGYVGYEEGGVLTEKIRRNPYRVILFDEIEKAHHDVFNLLLQVLEEGELKDNLGHTVSFRNTVIIMTSNAGAREISRDARLGFNPDSGIMNLEEIRSAALAELKRLFNPEFINRVDDIVVFHALSREQVQAILALEIQELNKRLHDQGYSIQVKQSAQDILIEKGWDPKYGARPMRRAIQKELEDVLAVLILEQEYPAGTIFIAEDRDGKISIKSKKNKPTLLTTVPAVSSEPISKS is encoded by the coding sequence TTGTTTAAAGGTCTTACCCAACGGGCACAACGAATACTTACCGTAATAGCCCAGGATGAAGCTCGACGTTTTCATAGCGATCAGCTTCTTCCTGAACATATACTTGTTGCTGTGATTAGGGACGGATCTGGTACAGCCTGCAGAGCTTTGGAAGATTTAGCCATAGATTTGCAGGATTTCCGTCATGTTTTAGAACGGGAAATTCCGCAAAAGACCGGTACCTTTATTTTCGGGGATGTACCGCCTTCCCGCCGGGCTCGAACCTTACTCGAAGCTGCCGCTGAGGAAGCCCGCAGTTTTGGTCATGAATATGTAGGTACTGAACATTTATTGCTCGCGTCCATAAGAGAGGAGAATTCTCCTGCAGCACGGTATTTAGTGGAAAAACATATTAGCCCAGAAATGCTTCGTTCCACAGTGCAACTCGTACTTGGGCAGATTCGGGATGATGGTCCTGTTGAAGACCCCCGGGATAGCGCCCATACGGCCGGTTCAAATCCTTTCGGGACAGGAACACCAAGCGGGCAAAAGAACACCCGGACGCCCATTATCGATGAATTTTCCCGGGACCTTACGGCCATGGCCCGGCTTGGTTCCTTGGATCCCGTCATTGGCCGTGAAAAGGAGGTTCGCCGGGTAGTACGGATTCTTGCCCGACGAACTAAGAATAATCCGATCCTTGTAGGCGAACCTGGTGTGGGCAAAACCGCCGTAGTCGAAGCCCTGGCCCAGCTTATTGCATCTGAAAATGTTCCAGAAATATTAGCGGATAAACGACTCCTTGCCCTCGACCTAGCCTCGGTAGTGGCCGGAACAAAATACCGCGGCGAGTTTGAGGAACGGCTCAAAAAAATCATGAAGGAAATCAGTCAGGCGGGAAATATCATCCTCTTTATTGATGAAATTCATACGGTTATCGGTGCCGGTGGTGCGGAAGGTACTATCGATGCCTCTAACATGCTCAAGCCCGCCCTTTCCCGGGGAGAAGTTCAGTGTATTGGCGCTACAACCCTCGCTGAATATCGGAAGCACTTTGAAAAGGATGCGGCTCTCGAACGGCGTTTCCAGATGGTACCCGTAGAAGAGCCAAGTCTTGAAGAAACTATACAGATTCTTAAAGGAATCAAGAAACGCTACGAGGAACATCACCGTGTTATCTATAATGATGGAGCAGTTTTAGCGGCGGCAACCCTGGCCCAGCGCTATATCACCGGCCGGTTCATGCCCGATAAGGCGATTGATCTTTTGGATGAAGCTGGGGCGAAACGAAAACTCGAAACCGATATCAAGCCCGCCGAATTAAGTGAAATAGAAAACGAAATTAAACGGCTTACGGAAGAAAAGGTTCGCCTTGTGGCCGCCCAGGACTATGAAAAGGCTGCAGAACTGAGGGACCAAGTCCGGTCCCTCAGGTACCAGCTCGAATCGGTAAAACAGGCCTGGGAACGTCTTTCCCGGGAAGAACGGCCTGCAGTTACCGAAGCTGACATACGTCAGGTTGTTGCGGAAGCCACAGGAATCCCCCTGGCACGGCTCGAAGAAAGTGCATCCCGTAAACTGTTACGGATCGAAGAAGAACTGCACCGTTCGGTTATAGGACAGGACGATGCGGTTCAGCGGATTGCTGCGGCCATCCGGCGCAGCAGGGCAGGGGTATCTTCTCTCAAACGCCCCCAGGGGTCATTTATATTCTTAGGGCCCACCGGGGTCGGTAAAACCCTTTTGGCAAAACGCCTTGCGGAGTATCTTTTTGGAACCGAAGAAGCCCTGGTTCGCATAGATATGTCTGACTATATGGAAAAACACAATGCCTCCCGTCTTGTTGGAGCTCCCCCCGGCTATGTAGGGTATGAAGAAGGCGGGGTGCTTACAGAAAAAATCCGTCGAAATCCCTATCGGGTTATCCTTTTTGATGAAATAGAGAAAGCCCACCATGATGTCTTTAATCTTTTGTTACAGGTTTTGGAAGAGGGGGAACTCAAGGATAATCTGGGGCATACGGTAAGTTTCCGGAATACGGTCATCATTATGACGAGCAATGCAGGGGCCCGTGAAATTTCCCGAGATGCTCGCCTTGGATTTAACCCCGATTCGGGCATTATGAACCTGGAAGAAATCCGCTCAGCCGCCCTGGCAGAACTTAAGCGTCTCTTTAACCCTGAATTCATTAATCGGGTTGATGATATTGTCGTGTTCCATGCCTTGAGCCGCGAACAGGTTCAGGCAATCCTGGCCCTTGAAATTCAGGAATTGAATAAACGGCTCCATGACCAGGGGTACTCGATTCAGGTTAAACAGAGTGCCCAGGATATTTTAATAGAAAAGGGCTGGGATCCCAAATATGGCGCCCGTCCCATGCGCCGGGCTATCCAAAAAGAATTAGAGGATGTCCTGGCCGTGTTAATTCTTGAACAGGAATATCCCGCTGGAACAATATTTATAGCCGAAGACCGGGATGGAAAAATCAGCATCAAATCAAAAAAGAATAAGCCGACCCTGCTAACCACGGTTCCGGCTGTTTCCTCAGAACCGATTAGCAAATCCTAG